Proteins from a single region of Undibacterium sp. KW1:
- the rpmI gene encoding 50S ribosomal protein L35, producing the protein MPKMKTKSSAKKRFRVRPGGTVKRGQAFKRHILTKKTTKNKRQLRGAVGVHDTNMVSVMRMMPTA; encoded by the coding sequence ATGCCAAAAATGAAGACGAAAAGCAGCGCCAAGAAGCGCTTCCGCGTCCGTCCAGGTGGTACCGTTAAACGCGGTCAAGCTTTCAAACGTCACATCCTGACCAAGAAAACTACCAAGAACAAACGTCAATTGCGCGGTGCTGTAGGTGTTCATGACACCAACATGGTCTCCGTCATGCGCATGATGCCAACAGCTTAA
- the rplT gene encoding 50S ribosomal protein L20, translating into MPRVKRGVTARARHKKVLNLAKGYRGRRSKVFRIAKQAVMRAGQYAYRDRRNKKRVFRALWITRINAAARQHGLTYSVFMNGLKKAAIELDRKVLADMAVTDKPAFAAIVNQVKANLAA; encoded by the coding sequence ATGCCTAGAGTAAAACGTGGGGTTACAGCTCGTGCCCGTCATAAAAAAGTTCTTAACCTTGCTAAAGGTTACCGTGGTCGTCGCAGTAAGGTATTCCGTATTGCCAAGCAAGCAGTTATGCGCGCTGGTCAATATGCATACCGTGATCGCCGCAACAAGAAACGTGTATTCCGCGCTTTGTGGATCACACGTATCAATGCAGCGGCTCGTCAGCATGGCCTGACTTACAGCGTGTTTATGAACGGCCTGAAAAAAGCCGCGATTGAACTCGACCGTAAAGTACTGGCTGATATGGCTGTGACTGACAAACCAGCATTCGCTGCGATTGTTAATCAAGTCAAAGCTAACCTGGCTGCCTAA